The Candidatus Kaelpia aquatica genome includes a window with the following:
- a CDS encoding glycosyltransferase — MRVLQILPELNLGGVEKGTVELAKHLALNGHYPIVISNGGKLERELQEFGVKHYKLPVDKKSLSTLFLLPKIVKILKKEQVDIIHARSRVPAIIGYLAFKQYFAEVSIARLLTHVPSFITTAHGYYSTHVLSRIMAKGKIVISPSKVIAKHMVESFNVPLDRIRLIPRGVNVSDYDFILPTDKDWQHPVFAIIARLTPIKGHVEFIKAFREVLHYKPFAKAWIIGAPSPGKEGYLKELELLIKRFGLKNAVDFLGRRYDIPALLKKVNVVVQPSRIPESFGRVIIEAQAAGTIVVASSLGGYKEIIEDNKTGFLVPAQDAKSLAKCLIKIAKSRNGCDEMAKVAREKVENNYSLDKVNRGIVDVYAEAIKSLTILIIKFGALGDAILSIPSIKALRKKFPNAKLCLLTTSAVADIFKDCPYMDKLLIYPSTYFKYCGLFRCIKNIRKINPDISVDLQHNKLSRLIAFFSGIYQRYGFSNSKLSFLLNKAQRLPKMPLLPVEHQEHLLSKLGIRELDKELELWVDKDALGNIDNFLQAHWISKKQPLVAINIAASSRWSSKRWSLGKVIALIDELGSRNIRSVITGSTSDREAALQIMKNCKNKPIDAVGKTELLSLIALIKRCNLLLTPDSAPLHIAAAVKTPVLGLFGPTDPRKHLPSGEEVHFIWKKDFCTPCYKSKCHRNPTCMQSITVQEVMDRILKILG, encoded by the coding sequence ATGAGAGTACTACAGATTTTACCAGAGTTAAACCTCGGGGGGGTTGAAAAAGGCACTGTTGAGTTAGCCAAGCACCTTGCTCTTAATGGCCATTACCCCATAGTTATCTCTAATGGAGGAAAACTAGAGAGAGAGCTGCAAGAGTTTGGAGTTAAGCATTATAAATTACCTGTAGATAAGAAATCCTTAAGTACACTCTTTCTTTTGCCTAAGATAGTTAAAATTTTAAAGAAAGAGCAGGTAGATATTATTCATGCAAGATCACGTGTTCCTGCCATTATTGGTTATCTTGCTTTCAAGCAATACTTTGCTGAGGTCAGCATTGCACGGCTATTAACACATGTCCCCTCATTTATTACAACTGCACATGGTTATTATAGTACTCATGTTCTAAGCCGCATAATGGCAAAGGGCAAGATTGTCATATCTCCAAGCAAGGTAATAGCTAAGCATATGGTAGAGAGCTTTAATGTCCCTCTAGATAGAATAAGATTGATACCCAGAGGAGTTAATGTATCCGACTATGATTTTATTCTCCCAACAGATAAAGATTGGCAGCATCCAGTCTTTGCAATAATTGCAAGACTTACTCCAATAAAAGGCCATGTTGAATTTATTAAAGCTTTTAGAGAGGTTCTGCATTATAAGCCTTTTGCCAAGGCTTGGATTATTGGTGCCCCTTCTCCGGGTAAGGAAGGTTATTTAAAAGAGCTAGAGCTTTTAATCAAAAGGTTCGGCCTTAAGAATGCAGTTGATTTTTTAGGCCGAAGGTATGATATCCCAGCTTTACTTAAAAAGGTAAATGTAGTTGTGCAGCCTTCTAGAATACCAGAATCTTTTGGCCGAGTTATAATAGAAGCTCAAGCAGCTGGAACAATTGTTGTTGCTAGCTCGCTTGGAGGCTATAAAGAGATAATAGAGGATAACAAAACCGGATTTCTTGTCCCGGCTCAAGATGCAAAATCGCTTGCAAAGTGCTTAATAAAAATAGCGAAGAGTCGCAATGGTTGTGATGAAATGGCTAAGGTAGCCAGAGAAAAGGTAGAAAACAATTATAGCTTGGACAAGGTTAACAGAGGCATAGTCGATGTTTATGCAGAAGCAATTAAAAGTCTTACTATACTGATCATTAAATTCGGAGCCTTAGGAGACGCAATACTCTCTATTCCAAGTATTAAAGCTTTGCGTAAGAAATTTCCAAATGCAAAGCTATGTCTTCTCACAACATCCGCAGTGGCTGATATTTTTAAAGATTGCCCTTATATGGATAAGCTGTTGATATACCCTAGTACATATTTTAAATACTGCGGTTTATTTCGCTGCATCAAAAACATCAGAAAAATAAATCCTGATATCTCTGTCGACCTACAGCACAACAAGCTCTCTCGGCTTATTGCATTTTTTTCAGGAATATATCAAAGGTATGGCTTCTCTAATTCTAAATTATCTTTTCTGCTCAATAAAGCGCAGAGGCTGCCTAAGATGCCTCTGCTTCCTGTTGAACATCAAGAGCATCTTTTATCTAAGCTCGGAATAAGAGAATTAGATAAAGAGTTAGAACTTTGGGTCGACAAGGATGCCTTGGGCAACATAGATAATTTTTTACAAGCACATTGGATAAGTAAGAAGCAGCCTTTGGTTGCGATAAATATTGCAGCTAGCAGCAGGTGGTCTTCTAAGAGATGGTCTCTTGGCAAAGTAATTGCTTTAATTGATGAGCTTGGATCTCGCAATATAAGATCTGTAATAACAGGTTCTACTTCAGATAGAGAGGCAGCGTTGCAGATTATGAAAAACTGTAAAAATAAACCTATTGATGCGGTTGGCAAAACAGAGCTGCTTTCTTTGATAGCATTAATAAAAAGATGTAACCTTCTTCTTACTCCTGATAGTGCACCTTTACATATCGCTGCCGCTGTTAAAACTCCAGTCCTCGGCCTTTTTGGCCCTACCGATCCTCGCAAGCACTTACCTTCGGGTGAAGAGGTTCATTTTATTTGGAAAAAGGATTTTTGTACCCCCTGCTATAAGTCTAAATGTCACCGTAATCCGACCTGTATGCAGTCTATTACTGTTCAGGAAGTGATGGATAGAATCCTAAAGATTTTAGGGTAA
- a CDS encoding glycosyltransferase family 9 protein: protein MDKILVVNSNWLGDVLFSIPALRAIKHGGEKQVYLATMLPGRCKRMLEHNPLIEEIIEFDERNSHKGLNAKIETIRYIHRGGFQKAIFLHRSLTKLSLTVFSRVPERAGYHRKKTSLLLTDKITAVAKDSLHKAQYFLNLAEALGYKECGLEYDFYVAPKEFKEASALLEARNINPLADKIITIHPGANWAPKQWPIKSYIEFIRIAFNYNSQIKIVIIGNEQEIHLGCEIEQAFSSNHNNIINLTGLTTLGTLGGALLFSDILISGDSGPLHIGCALKPLSGIQKYKIPFCVGLYGATDPRLTGPLSGKYQVLQGERHKDCSLPCYNFNCTNYSCIDSISPERVMQVVKQALSS from the coding sequence ATGGATAAAATATTAGTAGTTAATTCTAATTGGTTAGGAGATGTTCTATTTTCTATACCTGCTTTAAGAGCAATCAAACATGGGGGAGAAAAACAAGTATATTTAGCAACTATGCTTCCTGGCAGATGCAAGAGAATGTTGGAACACAATCCGCTAATAGAAGAAATCATAGAGTTTGATGAACGCAACAGCCATAAAGGATTGAATGCAAAAATAGAAACAATACGCTATATCCATAGAGGCGGGTTCCAAAAAGCAATCTTCCTGCATAGATCATTGACTAAATTATCCCTAACTGTCTTTTCCCGAGTACCAGAACGAGCAGGCTACCATAGAAAAAAAACCTCTCTGCTTTTAACAGATAAAATTACAGCGGTAGCGAAAGATAGTTTACACAAAGCCCAATATTTTTTAAATTTGGCAGAAGCCTTAGGATATAAAGAATGTGGTTTAGAGTATGACTTCTATGTAGCTCCTAAAGAATTCAAGGAAGCTTCTGCTCTCTTGGAGGCAAGGAATATTAATCCGCTTGCTGATAAAATAATCACCATTCACCCCGGAGCTAACTGGGCACCTAAACAGTGGCCGATAAAAAGCTACATTGAATTTATCCGGATTGCTTTTAACTATAACTCTCAAATAAAGATCGTTATCATAGGCAATGAGCAAGAAATACATCTGGGTTGTGAAATTGAACAAGCCTTTTCATCTAATCATAATAATATTATTAACCTTACAGGATTAACAACATTAGGAACATTGGGAGGGGCTCTTCTATTCTCAGATATCTTAATATCTGGAGATTCAGGTCCTCTTCATATTGGATGCGCCTTAAAGCCTCTCTCAGGAATTCAAAAATACAAGATCCCTTTCTGTGTCGGACTATACGGCGCTACGGATCCAAGGTTGACTGGACCTTTGAGCGGCAAATACCAAGTACTCCAAGGGGAGAGACATAAAGATTGTAGTCTACCCTGTTATAACTTTAATTGCACTAACTACAGCTGTATAGATTCCATCAGTCCTGAGAGAGTAATGCAAGTAGTTAAACAGGCTCTATCATCTTAA